In Geotalea uraniireducens, one genomic interval encodes:
- a CDS encoding HD-GYP domain-containing protein, with protein MNEAYYRPVSIEAIEPDIFPAMPLYLRRDGNHVLYKGPEQRFAVTDRIRLEKNNVEFLYVRTGDLEELTEQLEASLPAMLGREDISGTAKGKILYQTAINYLDDLFTEPERTANAARCRDIAASLVRYATTERRALAAIASVVPHNYYTFVHSIQVTALALMLHADLGHPGDDPVEVAIGSLLHDFGMAFIPREIINQPHSLKDVEYLKIKQHPQFGYDYLEKLGVYGDTPLAVVRLHHERSDGTGYPLQLKGNAIPHAVQLVSLCDVYCALTTDRPYRKATGHSDAVRLMREELRGAFDREMFRNFESLMGRIVENG; from the coding sequence ATGAACGAAGCCTACTATCGTCCGGTCAGTATCGAAGCCATCGAGCCGGACATCTTCCCCGCCATGCCGCTCTACTTGCGACGGGACGGCAACCATGTCCTGTACAAGGGGCCGGAGCAGCGCTTTGCCGTCACCGACCGGATTCGGCTCGAAAAGAACAACGTCGAATTTCTCTACGTGCGGACCGGCGACCTCGAAGAGCTGACCGAGCAACTCGAAGCCAGCCTTCCCGCCATGCTCGGCCGGGAGGATATCTCCGGCACGGCGAAAGGCAAGATTCTCTATCAGACGGCAATCAACTATCTTGACGACCTGTTCACCGAGCCGGAACGGACCGCAAACGCCGCCCGCTGCAGGGACATCGCGGCAAGCCTCGTCCGCTATGCGACTACCGAGCGCCGGGCGCTGGCCGCCATCGCCTCGGTGGTGCCGCACAACTACTACACCTTTGTCCATAGCATCCAGGTTACGGCCCTGGCCCTCATGCTCCATGCCGACCTCGGCCACCCCGGCGATGACCCGGTAGAGGTCGCCATCGGCTCACTGCTCCACGATTTCGGCATGGCATTCATCCCCCGGGAAATCATCAACCAGCCCCACAGCCTCAAGGACGTTGAATACCTGAAGATCAAGCAACATCCGCAGTTCGGCTACGACTACCTGGAGAAGCTGGGCGTCTACGGCGACACCCCCCTGGCGGTGGTCAGGCTGCATCACGAGCGGAGCGACGGCACCGGCTATCCGCTGCAGCTCAAAGGCAACGCCATCCCCCATGCCGTGCAGCTGGTCTCGCTCTGCGACGTCTATTGTGCACTGACGACCGACCGGCCGTATCGCAAGGCGACCGGACATAGCGATGCGGTCAGGCTGATGCGGGAAGAGCTGCGCGGTGCTTTTGATCGGGAAATGTTCAGGAATTTCGAATCGTTGATGGGACGGATTGTCGAGAATGGCTGA
- a CDS encoding PAS domain-containing sensor histidine kinase gives METPETLQEQPADELCVLRQRIAELEQAAAHGRQIQEELEIFRTLINQSNDAIFIVSPGDSRILYVNDKACDNLAYTASELLDKRIYELALNVSNLAEWQKLVARIRKQGYAFFETEQRRRDGSTIPMEINVRLVSHAGHEFFLSVARDLRERQQAQNIIVEEKNKLEAVLTALGDALTVQDTSFRILYQNRIHRQKQGDHLGEYCYRAYQNRETICDGCLLVECFTDGLIHRRQTSARTEAGVLHMEVTASPLRDAAGNIVAAIEVVRDITEIKRGAEALRESQIHLESIVNSVPVILFDLDREGIVTLSTGKGLEKLGLHEGEVVGATVYEQFGDAPAIVASFRQALAGDKVKVTHRVGKLVLDTWLFPVYDPAGTVTGVSGVAIDVSEREEAEQKMRAFNEELEKNVARRTAQLQAVNRELESFSYSVSHDLRAPLRHIRGFIEALEEDCGPRLDDKGIDYIRRIQRAGARMDTLIDHLLALSQVSRTGMEFAPFNLTELCREVADELLAAEPKRQVRFIIAEGMTATGDRHLLRTVMENLIDNAWKYSSRNEQTVIELGMVATGNIRSYFVRDNGVGFDMAHADRLFVPLQRLHRMDEFEGNGIGLATVQRIIARHGGRIWAESAPGQGATFTFTLEPGDPACNTAETGRNR, from the coding sequence ATGGAGACTCCTGAAACGTTGCAAGAGCAACCGGCCGACGAACTTTGCGTGCTGCGGCAACGGATTGCCGAGCTGGAACAGGCCGCGGCGCACGGCCGGCAAATTCAGGAAGAGCTGGAGATTTTCCGGACCCTGATCAACCAGTCGAACGATGCAATCTTCATTGTCTCTCCGGGCGACAGCAGAATTCTCTATGTCAACGACAAGGCCTGCGACAACCTCGCGTACACCGCCAGCGAACTTTTGGATAAGCGCATCTACGAACTGGCGCTTAACGTCAGCAATCTCGCCGAGTGGCAGAAACTGGTCGCCAGGATCAGAAAACAGGGTTACGCTTTTTTCGAAACGGAGCAGCGCCGGCGGGACGGCAGTACCATCCCGATGGAGATCAACGTCCGGCTGGTAAGCCATGCCGGCCATGAATTCTTCCTTTCGGTTGCCCGCGACCTGCGGGAGCGGCAGCAGGCCCAAAACATCATCGTCGAGGAAAAAAACAAGCTGGAGGCGGTACTCACGGCGCTCGGCGATGCGTTGACAGTCCAGGACACCTCGTTCCGCATCCTTTATCAGAACCGCATTCATCGGCAGAAGCAGGGGGATCACCTCGGCGAGTACTGTTACCGGGCCTACCAGAATCGAGAGACGATCTGCGATGGCTGCCTGCTGGTCGAATGCTTCACCGACGGTCTGATCCATCGGCGCCAGACTTCGGCCAGAACCGAAGCCGGGGTCCTCCACATGGAAGTGACGGCCAGCCCCTTGCGCGATGCGGCAGGGAACATTGTCGCCGCTATCGAGGTCGTCCGGGACATCACCGAGATCAAGCGGGGGGCGGAGGCGCTGCGGGAGAGCCAAATCCACCTGGAGAGCATCGTCAACAGTGTCCCGGTCATTCTTTTCGACCTTGACCGCGAGGGGATCGTCACGCTCTCGACGGGCAAGGGGCTGGAGAAACTGGGCCTCCACGAAGGAGAGGTCGTCGGGGCCACCGTGTACGAGCAATTCGGCGACGCGCCGGCAATTGTCGCCTCCTTCCGCCAGGCACTGGCCGGCGACAAGGTCAAGGTGACGCATCGGGTCGGCAAACTGGTCCTCGACACCTGGCTCTTTCCGGTCTACGATCCGGCAGGGACGGTAACGGGGGTGAGCGGCGTTGCCATCGACGTCAGCGAACGGGAGGAAGCCGAGCAGAAGATGCGGGCCTTCAACGAGGAGTTGGAGAAGAATGTCGCCCGGCGGACCGCCCAGTTGCAGGCGGTCAACCGGGAACTGGAATCATTCAGTTACTCGGTTTCCCACGACCTGCGGGCCCCGCTCCGCCATATCCGGGGCTTCATCGAGGCGCTCGAGGAGGATTGCGGGCCCCGGCTGGACGACAAGGGGATTGACTACATCCGGCGTATCCAGCGGGCCGGGGCGCGGATGGACACCCTGATCGACCATCTGCTGGCCCTCTCCCAGGTCTCCCGGACCGGGATGGAGTTCGCCCCCTTCAATCTGACCGAGCTCTGCCGGGAAGTCGCCGACGAACTGCTGGCAGCGGAACCGAAACGGCAGGTCCGCTTCATCATCGCCGAGGGGATGACCGCCACGGGCGACCGGCACCTGCTCCGGACGGTGATGGAAAACCTGATCGACAACGCCTGGAAATACTCATCACGGAACGAACAGACCGTCATTGAGCTGGGGATGGTCGCCACCGGCAACATCCGCAGCTATTTTGTGCGGGATAACGGAGTCGGTTTCGACATGGCCCATGCCGACCGGCTGTTCGTTCCGCTGCAGCGCCTCCACCGGATGGATGAATTTGAAGGGAACGGCATCGGCCTGGCCACGGTCCAACGGATCATCGCCCGGCACGGCGGCAGGATCTGGGCCGAAAGTGCACCCGGTCAGGGGGCAACCTTCACCTTCACCCTGGAGCCGGGCGACCCGGCATGCAACACCGCGGAGACCGGTCGAAACCGGTAA
- a CDS encoding multicopper oxidase family protein: protein MGIKGAALKSMMGLIVAISLAGCGKDNTVVVQGASTQNVLDPLQLQQFATPLTEIPAAVPDTTSHPGYDYYTAVVEQTTDYDFGLRKKDGSEFINPATGKPIRTTVWGYRTNGVKTGYLGATVDARSTLAGETGRPVMVKYVNDLRDANGRLLTKHILTVDPTLHGANMGEPEIRIVTHLHGGHVASESDGHPEAWITNDPAAQTGLPADPVSGRPARPNGNTVTYTYANDQLAEQLWYHDHAMGITRLNVYAGLAANYLLRDSHEDSLNLPKGPYELPLVIQDKSFNQDGSLHYDSNPLVAADGTQKTDSNGNPVRTSNPEFFGNTITVNGKVWPYLAVEPRKYRFRILNGSDSRFYHMWLERTDGQPIPVGAITQIGNDGGLLPDAVQIGDSQGNGLLLALAERADVIIDFSKFPAGTSITVRNDAPTPYPGGDTVSPSTTGRIMQFRITKPLVGTDTSVIPAHPRVPPVLGAPDNTRYVDLQETLDNVLVYDPNTGAIATRLKLLLNGLTFNAPVTEKPVVNTVEDWVIINDTVDTHPMHLHLVDFEVVEKGSVAPGAYTPADGAGGMPTVAPGGLRPNIEPDGVPAGPDSPYTVQPQERGQKDTVRVPPGDELLGSQGYVRIRARFDRIGTYMWHCHILAHEDHEMMRPFMVVPAP from the coding sequence ATGGGGATCAAGGGCGCAGCATTGAAAAGCATGATGGGCTTGATAGTAGCCATATCGCTGGCTGGGTGTGGCAAGGACAACACGGTCGTTGTCCAGGGGGCGTCGACGCAGAACGTGCTCGATCCCTTGCAGTTGCAACAATTTGCCACGCCGTTGACGGAGATCCCGGCCGCCGTCCCCGATACGACGAGTCATCCGGGGTACGATTATTATACGGCAGTGGTCGAGCAGACTACCGACTATGATTTCGGGCTACGCAAGAAAGATGGCAGCGAATTCATCAATCCGGCCACCGGCAAACCGATCCGGACGACCGTCTGGGGCTATCGGACCAACGGGGTCAAGACCGGCTATCTCGGCGCCACGGTGGATGCCCGCTCGACGCTTGCCGGCGAAACCGGCCGGCCGGTGATGGTCAAGTACGTCAACGATCTGCGGGACGCGAACGGCCGTTTGCTCACCAAACATATCCTGACGGTCGATCCGACCCTGCACGGCGCCAACATGGGCGAGCCGGAGATCCGGATCGTTACCCATCTGCACGGCGGCCACGTGGCGTCCGAGTCGGATGGCCATCCGGAAGCCTGGATCACCAACGACCCGGCAGCTCAGACCGGCTTGCCGGCCGATCCGGTCAGCGGCCGTCCGGCGCGGCCCAACGGTAATACGGTTACCTATACCTATGCCAACGATCAGCTCGCCGAGCAGCTCTGGTATCACGATCATGCCATGGGGATCACCCGGCTCAACGTCTATGCCGGCCTGGCCGCCAATTACCTCCTGCGCGACAGTCACGAAGATTCGCTCAATTTGCCCAAGGGTCCCTACGAACTGCCGCTGGTCATCCAGGACAAGTCCTTCAACCAGGACGGTTCGCTGCATTATGATTCGAATCCGCTCGTTGCGGCGGACGGCACCCAGAAAACCGACAGCAACGGCAACCCGGTCCGGACCTCGAATCCTGAGTTCTTCGGCAATACGATCACCGTCAATGGCAAGGTCTGGCCCTACCTGGCAGTTGAGCCGCGCAAGTACCGGTTCCGGATCCTGAACGGTTCCGATTCACGGTTCTACCACATGTGGCTCGAACGCACCGACGGGCAACCGATCCCGGTGGGGGCCATCACCCAGATCGGCAACGACGGCGGCCTCCTCCCCGATGCGGTTCAGATCGGCGACAGCCAGGGGAACGGACTGCTCCTGGCCCTTGCCGAGCGGGCCGACGTGATCATCGATTTTTCCAAGTTTCCTGCCGGGACCAGCATTACCGTGCGCAATGATGCTCCTACCCCCTATCCTGGCGGGGATACCGTGTCGCCCAGCACTACCGGCCGGATCATGCAGTTTCGGATCACCAAGCCGCTGGTCGGCACCGATACGAGCGTCATTCCCGCCCACCCCCGGGTGCCGCCCGTGCTCGGCGCGCCGGACAATACCCGCTACGTCGATCTGCAGGAGACGCTGGACAATGTATTGGTCTACGATCCGAACACCGGCGCCATTGCCACGCGGCTGAAACTTTTGCTCAACGGCCTTACCTTCAATGCTCCGGTTACCGAGAAGCCGGTCGTCAATACCGTTGAGGACTGGGTGATCATCAACGATACGGTTGACACCCATCCGATGCATCTGCATCTGGTCGATTTCGAGGTGGTGGAGAAGGGTAGTGTGGCGCCGGGCGCCTATACGCCGGCTGACGGTGCTGGTGGCATGCCGACGGTCGCCCCCGGCGGGCTCCGGCCGAATATTGAGCCGGACGGTGTGCCGGCCGGCCCCGACTCGCCCTATACCGTCCAGCCGCAGGAGCGCGGCCAGAAGGATACGGTGCGGGTCCCGCCGGGCGACGAACTGCTCGGCTCCCAGGGCTACGTCCGGATTCGCGCCAGGTTCGACCGGATCGGCACCTACATGTGGCATTGCCACATCCTGGCCCATGAGGACCATGAGATGATGCGGCCGTTCATGGTGGTGCCGGCACCGTAA